A window of the Deinococcus sp. KSM4-11 genome harbors these coding sequences:
- a CDS encoding restriction endonuclease — protein MGTLSPREFELHVARVLGALPGWSAQATRSAGDQGADVIAQGPDGVKLAVQVKHHRQAVGNKAVQEIVASKAFYQCTHAVVVTSGPGYTRAAQELAKANGVPLWDAKMLFLLQECALQQRPVPQKLLLP, from the coding sequence CTGGGAACCCTCAGCCCGCGCGAGTTCGAGCTGCATGTTGCGCGGGTGCTCGGGGCCCTGCCGGGATGGTCGGCCCAGGCGACCCGCAGCGCTGGGGATCAGGGCGCGGATGTGATTGCGCAGGGGCCAGATGGGGTGAAGCTGGCGGTGCAGGTGAAGCACCATCGCCAGGCGGTGGGGAACAAGGCCGTGCAGGAGATTGTAGCCAGCAAGGCGTTCTACCAGTGCACGCACGCGGTGGTGGTGACGAGCGGGCCGGGGTATACGCGCGCGGCGCAGGAGCTGGCCAAAGCGAACGGGGTGCCGCTGTGGGACGCGAAGATGCTGTTCCTGCTGCAGGAGTGCGCGCTCCAGCAGAGGCCGGTGCCGCAGAAGCTGCTGTTGCCCTGA
- a CDS encoding LacI family DNA-binding transcriptional regulator: MPPVTLKDVALHAGVSYQTVSNVLNGHPHIRPATKERVLASIAALDYHPNHAAKAFREARTTTLCCAFYGHNPDEVNDPYRNLVQSAFIAEAQAHSYSVTTAFIGQDGDLSPLRQRFLQRHFGGVVIVGTTLMLPQWQTIQQWMLPAVLFDHSLPGALTVSADYPAGMAALVQHHVSTGRRRLALIMPQGDPGSTSVGRREGFKAACAAAGVEGWMVDGDWSYESGYRAMQALWASNRRPDAVLGGNDRMGAGALRAAHDLGVGVPDEVSISGFDDFEFAQFTTPSLTTIQIPHGDMARYAVRTVIGLLKDGSPTSRVFLGSLMVRESA; this comes from the coding sequence ATGCCGCCGGTCACCCTCAAGGATGTCGCGCTCCACGCCGGCGTCTCCTATCAAACCGTGTCCAATGTCCTGAACGGTCACCCCCACATCCGTCCCGCCACCAAAGAACGCGTCCTGGCCTCGATCGCCGCGCTCGACTACCACCCCAACCACGCCGCCAAGGCCTTCCGGGAAGCACGCACCACCACCCTCTGCTGCGCGTTCTACGGGCACAATCCCGATGAAGTCAACGACCCGTACCGCAATCTGGTGCAGTCCGCGTTTATCGCGGAGGCACAGGCTCACAGCTACAGCGTCACCACCGCGTTTATCGGCCAGGACGGCGATCTCAGTCCCCTGCGCCAGCGCTTTTTGCAGCGCCATTTTGGCGGCGTGGTGATCGTCGGCACCACCCTCATGCTGCCGCAGTGGCAGACGATTCAGCAATGGATGCTCCCCGCCGTGCTCTTCGATCACTCCCTGCCAGGCGCGCTGACCGTCAGTGCTGACTACCCTGCGGGCATGGCCGCACTGGTGCAACATCATGTCTCGACTGGACGTCGTCGCCTCGCGCTCATCATGCCCCAGGGTGATCCTGGCAGTACGTCCGTCGGTCGGCGCGAGGGGTTCAAGGCGGCGTGTGCAGCCGCTGGTGTGGAGGGATGGATGGTCGATGGAGACTGGTCATATGAGTCCGGGTACCGCGCCATGCAGGCGCTCTGGGCCAGCAACCGGCGGCCGGATGCGGTGCTCGGTGGGAACGACCGCATGGGTGCGGGCGCATTGCGGGCGGCCCACGACCTCGGGGTGGGTGTCCCAGACGAAGTGAGCATCAGTGGCTTCGATGATTTTGAGTTTGCGCAGTTCACCACGCCGAGTCTCACGACCATCCAGATTCCGCATGGCGACATGGCCCGGTACGCGGTTCGCACCGTGATTGGTCTGCTGAAGGACGGTTCGCCGACGTCGCGCGTCTTCCTGGGGTCACTGATGGTTCGCGAGTCGGCCTGA
- a CDS encoding class I SAM-dependent methyltransferase has product MATDPSAPAPAPAPASVDLYNAAYGQYSADAQQAVRAATYGQDLGQTGWMTADELQHFSTLLKLTPTSQVLEVGSGSGGPALHLADTVGCTITGLDVNAFGVRTAQEQAAQRHLDDRAQFQVIDAGQALPFDPDSFDAVICNDAVCHIPGRAGLLAEWFRVLRPGGLMLFTDAMVITGVVSHEEIARRSSIGTYFYLPPGENERLIGEAGFELVGREDRTAAAAAISGRWHDARASHRDALLATEGEAQFAGLQAFLWCVHTLTAERRLSRYMYLARKPD; this is encoded by the coding sequence ATGGCCACAGACCCCTCAGCCCCCGCCCCCGCCCCCGCCCCCGCCTCCGTCGACCTCTACAACGCCGCCTATGGCCAGTACTCGGCTGACGCCCAGCAGGCCGTGCGCGCCGCCACCTACGGCCAGGATCTCGGCCAGACCGGCTGGATGACCGCCGATGAACTCCAGCACTTCAGTACCCTCCTGAAGCTCACGCCCACCTCCCAGGTGCTGGAGGTGGGCAGCGGTTCCGGCGGCCCGGCCCTGCACCTGGCCGACACCGTGGGCTGCACCATCACAGGCCTGGATGTCAATGCCTTCGGGGTTCGCACGGCCCAGGAACAGGCGGCGCAGCGGCACCTGGACGACCGGGCGCAGTTTCAGGTGATCGACGCCGGCCAGGCGCTCCCGTTTGACCCGGACAGCTTCGATGCCGTGATCTGTAATGACGCGGTGTGTCACATCCCGGGGCGGGCTGGGCTGCTCGCGGAGTGGTTCCGGGTGCTGCGTCCGGGGGGATTGATGCTGTTTACCGATGCGATGGTCATCACGGGGGTGGTGTCGCATGAGGAGATTGCGCGGCGGTCCTCGATTGGGACGTACTTCTACCTGCCACCGGGGGAGAATGAGCGGCTGATCGGGGAGGCGGGGTTCGAGCTGGTGGGGCGGGAGGATCGGACGGCGGCGGCGGCGGCGATCTCGGGGCGGTGGCACGACGCGCGGGCGTCGCACCGTGACGCGTTGCTGGCCACGGAGGGGGAGGCGCAGTTTGCTGGGCTTCAGGCGTTTTTGTGGTGTGTGCACACGTTGACCGCAGAACGGCGGCTGTCGCGGTACATGTACCTGGCCCGCAAGCCGGACTGA
- a CDS encoding NmrA family NAD(P)-binding protein, translating to MTESTVVLAGAAGDLGTRIARALVRRGAEVRALVRPGLTPDDRTRLTALGVTLTPTDPADVPALAAAMQGASCVVSALNGLHEVIVDRQRVLLEAAVRAGVPRFIPSDYSEDYTRTVPGDNRNLDLRREFMTIADRSALQVTSILNGAFMDMLGAEMPIIQPRIHRVLYWISADQRLDFTTKDDVAAYVAAAALDDATPRFLRIAGDTLSARELARVLSDVTGEPYRTLHVGNLGLLGLMIQVAQRVAPQPGEPFPAWQGMQYMRDMFSGRGKLQPLDTDRYPEVRWTSVHEQLSNHHSG from the coding sequence ATGACTGAATCCACCGTGGTACTCGCTGGCGCGGCGGGTGACCTCGGCACCCGGATCGCCCGGGCGCTCGTCCGGCGCGGGGCTGAGGTGCGCGCCCTGGTGCGCCCCGGGCTCACTCCCGATGACCGCACCCGCCTCACCGCCCTGGGCGTGACCCTCACGCCCACCGATCCAGCGGACGTCCCGGCCCTGGCCGCCGCGATGCAAGGCGCCAGCTGTGTCGTCTCCGCGCTCAACGGCCTGCACGAGGTAATCGTGGATCGCCAGCGCGTGCTGCTCGAGGCGGCGGTGCGGGCTGGGGTGCCGCGCTTCATCCCCTCGGACTACTCGGAGGACTACACCAGAACGGTCCCCGGCGACAACCGCAACCTCGACCTGCGGCGTGAGTTCATGACGATCGCCGACCGGTCTGCGCTCCAGGTGACGTCGATCCTGAATGGGGCCTTCATGGACATGCTGGGGGCAGAGATGCCGATCATCCAGCCGCGGATTCACCGGGTGCTGTACTGGATCAGCGCGGACCAGCGGCTGGACTTCACCACCAAGGATGATGTGGCGGCCTATGTGGCGGCGGCAGCGTTAGATGACGCGACGCCGAGGTTCCTGCGGATTGCCGGTGACACGCTCAGCGCGCGGGAGCTCGCCCGGGTGCTGAGCGACGTGACGGGTGAACCGTACAGAACGCTGCATGTGGGCAATCTGGGCCTGCTGGGGCTGATGATCCAGGTGGCGCAGCGGGTCGCCCCCCAGCCTGGCGAGCCGTTTCCGGCGTGGCAGGGCATGCAGTACATGCGGGACATGTTCAGCGGGCGGGGCAAGCTCCAGCCGCTCGACACGGACCGGTATCCGGAGGTGCGCTGGACGTCCGTGCACGAGCAGTTGAGCAACCACCATTCAGGTTGA
- a CDS encoding excinuclease ABC subunit UvrA translates to MTDSLHGAAQARTGFVRVRGAREHNLRNIDVEIPRDALVVFTGVSGSGKSSLAFGTLYAEAQRRYLESVSPYARRLFHQVGTPDVDGIDGLPPAVALQQQRGAPSTRSSLGSVTTLSNLVRMLYSRTGDYPPGQSIIYAEGFSPNTPEGACPTCHGQGRLYDVTERSMVPDDSLSIRERAIAAWPTAWGGQNQRDILVTLGYDVDRPWRELPQQDRDWILFTDEQPVVPVYAGLTPEDTRRALKRRAEPSYMGTFSSARRHVLHTFASSHSAAMKKRAAEFMLSRECPMCGGKRLRPEALTVTVAGLDIAELSRLPLRRVANLLQRLAEGTVVQNHGAQGTAGADAHPEQTLARQRLTEDLVSRLAVLLDLGLGYLTLERGTPTLSPGELQRLRLATQLYSHLFGVVYVLDEPSAGLHPADTEALLAALKRLKAAGNSLFVVEHELEVIRQADWLVDIGPGAGEQGGEVLYSGPPAGLRDVGASLTARYLFGLAEDGAAGRVSHTPRSPTGWVQVSGATRHNLRELEVAFPLGVLTSVTGVSGSGKSSLISGLLVDLIASHLGQEVPGEEEEEGEEQQAHESQPSGGWLSGNLDRLRRLIQVDQRPIGRTPRSNLATYTGLFDHVRRLFAAAPLAQSRGYGAGRFSFNVKGGRCEHCQGEGAVMVELLFLPSVYAPCPVCHGARYNAETLDVQIRGRSIADVLGMTVDDAAAFFAGEPPVARALGVLQEVGLGYLRLGQPATELSGGEAQRIKLATELQRAGRGGTLYVLDEPTTGLHPADVERLTRQLAGLVGAGNTVIVVEHDMQVVASSDWVIDLGPGAGEDGGQVVAAGTPAEVARAPGSRTAPYLARFLEGQQ, encoded by the coding sequence ATGACGGATTCTCTCCACGGCGCGGCTCAGGCCCGAACCGGCTTCGTTCGTGTGCGGGGCGCGCGGGAGCACAATCTCAGGAACATCGACGTGGAGATTCCGCGTGATGCCCTGGTGGTGTTCACGGGCGTGTCGGGCTCGGGCAAGTCGTCGCTGGCGTTTGGCACGCTGTACGCCGAGGCGCAGCGACGGTATCTCGAATCCGTCTCCCCGTATGCCCGCCGCCTCTTTCATCAGGTGGGGACGCCAGACGTGGACGGCATCGACGGCCTGCCGCCCGCGGTGGCGCTCCAGCAGCAGCGCGGGGCACCGTCCACGCGATCATCCCTGGGCAGCGTCACGACCCTCTCAAATCTGGTGCGGATGCTGTACTCGCGAACCGGCGACTATCCGCCTGGGCAGAGCATCATCTATGCGGAGGGGTTCTCGCCCAACACGCCAGAAGGCGCCTGCCCGACCTGTCATGGCCAGGGCCGCCTCTACGACGTGACTGAGCGCTCGATGGTGCCCGACGACTCGCTCAGCATCCGCGAGCGGGCGATTGCCGCGTGGCCAACCGCGTGGGGCGGGCAAAACCAGCGCGACATCCTGGTCACGCTGGGCTACGACGTGGATCGGCCCTGGCGGGAGCTGCCGCAACAGGATCGCGACTGGATTCTATTTACCGACGAGCAGCCGGTGGTTCCCGTGTACGCGGGCCTCACGCCAGAGGACACGCGGCGGGCCCTGAAACGCCGGGCCGAGCCGAGCTACATGGGCACCTTCAGCAGCGCGCGGCGGCACGTGCTGCATACCTTCGCGAGCAGCCACAGCGCAGCGATGAAAAAACGGGCGGCCGAGTTCATGCTCAGCCGGGAGTGCCCGATGTGTGGCGGCAAGCGGCTGCGCCCCGAGGCCCTGACGGTGACGGTCGCGGGCCTCGATATCGCCGAGCTGTCCCGCCTGCCCCTGCGGCGCGTGGCCAACCTCCTGCAGCGCCTGGCAGAGGGGACAGTGGTGCAGAACCACGGGGCACAGGGGACGGCGGGAGCAGATGCGCATCCCGAACAGACGCTCGCCCGGCAGCGGCTCACGGAAGACCTCGTGTCGCGGCTCGCGGTGCTGCTGGATCTGGGGCTGGGCTACCTGACGCTGGAGCGCGGCACGCCCACGCTGTCCCCGGGCGAGCTTCAGCGGCTGCGGCTGGCGACGCAGCTCTACTCGCACCTGTTCGGAGTGGTATACGTGCTGGACGAGCCCTCCGCTGGCCTGCACCCGGCCGACACCGAGGCGCTGCTGGCCGCGCTGAAGAGACTCAAGGCGGCGGGCAATTCCCTCTTCGTCGTCGAGCACGAGCTGGAGGTGATCCGGCAGGCCGACTGGCTGGTGGACATCGGGCCCGGGGCGGGCGAGCAGGGAGGCGAGGTGCTCTACAGCGGCCCTCCCGCAGGTCTGCGGGACGTGGGGGCGTCCCTGACGGCCCGGTATCTGTTTGGGCTCGCCGAGGACGGGGCGGCCGGGCGCGTGTCCCACACGCCACGCTCCCCCACTGGCTGGGTGCAGGTCAGCGGGGCCACCCGCCACAACCTGCGCGAGCTGGAGGTCGCGTTCCCGCTGGGCGTGTTGACCAGCGTCACGGGCGTGTCGGGCTCTGGCAAGTCAAGCCTGATCAGCGGCCTGCTGGTGGATCTGATCGCCTCACACCTGGGGCAAGAGGTGCCGGGCGAGGAGGAAGAAGAAGGGGAAGAGCAGCAGGCCCACGAGTCACAGCCCTCCGGCGGGTGGCTCAGCGGGAACCTGGACCGCCTGCGAAGGTTGATCCAAGTGGATCAGAGACCCATCGGCCGCACGCCCCGCTCCAACCTGGCGACCTACACTGGGCTCTTCGACCACGTCCGCAGGTTGTTCGCGGCGGCGCCGCTGGCACAGTCACGCGGGTACGGCGCGGGCCGCTTCTCCTTCAACGTGAAGGGCGGGCGCTGCGAGCACTGTCAAGGCGAGGGGGCCGTCATGGTCGAGCTCCTCTTCTTGCCCAGCGTCTACGCGCCGTGCCCGGTGTGTCATGGCGCGCGGTACAACGCCGAGACCCTGGACGTGCAGATCCGGGGCCGCAGCATCGCCGACGTGCTGGGCATGACAGTCGACGATGCTGCGGCCTTTTTCGCTGGGGAGCCGCCGGTGGCCCGCGCGCTCGGCGTCCTGCAGGAGGTCGGCCTTGGCTACCTGCGGCTGGGCCAGCCTGCCACGGAACTCTCGGGTGGCGAGGCGCAGCGCATCAAGCTGGCGACGGAATTGCAGCGCGCGGGCCGGGGCGGAACCCTGTATGTGTTGGACGAACCCACGACGGGCCTGCATCCGGCGGATGTCGAGCGGCTGACCCGGCAGCTCGCCGGACTGGTCGGGGCAGGAAACACGGTCATCGTGGTGGAGCACGACATGCAGGTCGTCGCCAGCAGCGACTGGGTGATCGACCTGGGGCCGGGGGCAGGAGAGGACGGCGGGCAGGTCGTGGCTGCCGGAACCCCTGCCGAGGTCGCCCGCGCGCCGGGGAGCCGTACGGCCCCGTATCTGGCACGGTTTCTGGAAGGGCAACAGTAG
- a CDS encoding MIP/aquaporin family protein produces MDSLASWRRWLVEGLGAALIVLADLGADALFRAHLLPGFVAHMLVPGTTVLALIVCFSDVSGAHFNPAVSLAFTLRGSFPARALPGYVIAQVVGATLVAWALHAGRLLSPEGERLLPLQQALVEGGCTTLLILLVLATAKRHAAVGSEAALFVGLTVVLLHTLGSPLTALSLNPARALGPALVEGQLADTWPHWVMPLGSAIVAAVLTSVVRGGASREEAEAAQGETQSD; encoded by the coding sequence ATGGACTCGCTCGCTTCCTGGCGTCGCTGGCTTGTGGAAGGATTGGGGGCCGCCCTGATTGTCTTAGCAGATCTGGGCGCTGACGCTCTCTTTCGTGCCCATCTCCTCCCTGGGTTCGTGGCACACATGCTGGTTCCAGGAACCACGGTGCTCGCGCTGATCGTTTGTTTCAGCGACGTGTCGGGAGCACATTTCAATCCTGCGGTGAGCCTGGCCTTCACTCTGCGCGGGAGTTTTCCGGCACGCGCCCTCCCTGGGTACGTCATCGCGCAGGTGGTCGGCGCGACCCTGGTGGCCTGGGCTCTGCACGCTGGCCGGCTCCTGAGCCCTGAAGGTGAGCGGCTTCTCCCGCTCCAGCAGGCACTGGTGGAGGGCGGCTGCACTACCCTGCTGATCCTGCTGGTTCTGGCGACGGCCAAACGCCATGCCGCTGTGGGTTCTGAGGCGGCACTGTTCGTGGGTCTTACGGTGGTGTTGCTGCACACGTTGGGTTCACCCCTGACGGCTTTGTCGCTCAATCCAGCGAGGGCGCTCGGGCCCGCCCTGGTGGAGGGTCAGCTGGCTGATACCTGGCCTCACTGGGTGATGCCGCTGGGCAGTGCCATCGTTGCGGCCGTCCTGACCAGCGTGGTCAGGGGCGGCGCCAGCAGAGAAGAGGCAGAGGCGGCTCAGGGAGAGACCCAGAGCGACTGA